The Candidatus Nitrosocosmicus franklandus genome contains a region encoding:
- a CDS encoding ArnT family glycosyltransferase codes for MFRSLHFLTMGNTAWSTSFYDHPYFGPIFLASMLYVINYPAIIDPEIQNQSSVYSSYAIPRIMIGIFAVLDTLLIYAITKLRYGRNAAIISALLFSVMPFTWALRRIYLESLLYPLLLSSVLIVVYVNSMNHQKPKISQGLIFIAGVLLGLAIFTKAPLVTMMPFLTFYTYKNNKKISDVVLFLTPVIIIPLVWPLDAISKGEYQQWITGLTSQIERHYGSIVDSIYDIFLIDPIILTLGIFGIALAIIKRDSFLILGIVPFIAFFTFFVSYVNWFYFIPIFGFLCITAGVLIERIIKLVTKYKAITIMIPSLIIVFGFFSTFALISTNVASFQYEAMSYINTILIKDNATLKNKSYSDMTISDNSLQYNGLQKKSGYDKGMREDNKSTIIIASPIYSWIYKFIYLYENTFYSYSENNNIENGSDVILVLDRYFRDYLTNNLESRNKSWNQNLATADELYKAFDGLNTSKYFTGNGNDYDRFQYPYTSMRFNLGGGPIEIRSN; via the coding sequence TTGTTTAGGTCCCTCCATTTTTTAACTATGGGAAATACCGCTTGGTCTACTTCTTTTTATGACCATCCGTACTTTGGCCCCATTTTCTTGGCTAGTATGCTGTATGTAATAAATTATCCTGCTATAATAGATCCGGAGATACAGAATCAATCATCAGTTTATTCTTCGTATGCAATACCGCGAATCATGATTGGGATTTTTGCAGTTTTAGATACCCTTCTTATTTATGCTATAACTAAGCTTCGCTACGGTCGCAATGCTGCAATTATTTCAGCCTTACTATTTTCAGTTATGCCTTTTACCTGGGCATTACGGAGGATTTATTTAGAATCTCTCCTGTATCCCCTTCTGTTAAGTTCAGTTTTAATAGTTGTGTATGTGAATTCTATGAATCACCAAAAGCCAAAAATTTCACAAGGCTTAATCTTCATAGCCGGAGTATTACTAGGATTAGCGATATTTACAAAAGCTCCATTAGTAACCATGATGCCTTTTCTGACTTTTTACACCTATAAAAATAATAAAAAAATATCCGATGTAGTTTTATTCCTAACACCGGTCATAATTATCCCATTAGTTTGGCCACTTGACGCTATATCCAAAGGCGAATATCAACAATGGATAACAGGATTAACTTCACAAATAGAAAGGCACTATGGTTCTATTGTTGACTCCATCTATGATATTTTTTTGATAGATCCTATAATTCTAACTCTTGGTATTTTTGGAATTGCTTTGGCGATTATCAAAAGAGATTCATTTCTAATATTAGGAATAGTGCCATTTATTGCCTTTTTTACCTTCTTTGTTTCCTACGTCAATTGGTTTTATTTTATCCCAATATTTGGATTTCTTTGCATAACGGCAGGAGTATTGATTGAAAGGATAATCAAACTGGTTACGAAATATAAAGCCATAACCATTATGATACCTTCGTTGATAATAGTTTTTGGGTTTTTTTCCACATTTGCTTTGATCTCAACTAACGTAGCTTCATTTCAATATGAAGCCATGTCTTACATTAATACAATATTGATCAAAGATAATGCCACGTTGAAAAACAAGTCTTATTCAGATATGACTATATCGGATAATTCACTACAATATAATGGTCTTCAGAAAAAATCAGGTTATGATAAAGGAATGAGAGAAGATAACAAGTCTACCATAATTATTGCTAGTCCTATCTATTCATGGATCTATAAATTCATTTATCTTTATGAAAATACATTCTACAGCTATAGTGAAAATAACAATATCGAGAATGGAAGTGACGTGATTTTGGTATTAGACAGGTATTTTAGAGATTATCTAACAAATAACTTGGAGTCAAGAAACAAATCTTGGAATCAAAATCTAGCAACTGCCGATGAACTATACAAAGCATTTGATGGATTAAATACCTCAAAGTACTTTACTGGAAATGGCAATGATTATGACAGGTTTCAATATCCTTATACAAGCATGAGATTTAATTTAGGAGGGGGCCCTATAGAGATAAGATCAAACTAG
- a CDS encoding Kelch repeat-containing protein, with translation MPVVTTEATAARIGDGIYVIGGYDEEGEGVGMVEMYNATTDTWAEDISQLPLPLHHVSAASFDGKLYVAGGYTDDWTASDRLFIYDPTTNQWTQANPMPTPRGYPSAEFVNGTLYVIGGDGGEGYERALTANEAYDPTTNQWTVKSPMPTARHHAASAVVDGEIYVIGGRIGEELNNVDLIEKYNPVSDSWTIDLEPMPSKRSGNAATSLNGYIYVLGGEQNQGTFNDNERYDPKTDTWSKELPMMNARHGLGVVSFDNKIYAIGGGPERGFFTSGINEIYHMSNDTVS, from the coding sequence ATGCCTGTTGTGACGACTGAAGCAACAGCTGCAAGAATTGGTGACGGAATTTATGTAATAGGGGGATATGATGAAGAGGGCGAAGGAGTTGGAATGGTTGAAATGTATAATGCAACAACTGATACATGGGCCGAAGATATATCTCAACTACCCCTTCCTCTTCATCATGTTTCTGCAGCTTCATTTGATGGCAAGTTATATGTTGCAGGTGGTTATACTGATGATTGGACTGCTAGTGATAGACTTTTCATATATGACCCTACAACGAATCAATGGACTCAAGCAAATCCTATGCCCACACCAAGGGGGTATCCTAGTGCAGAATTTGTCAATGGAACCTTATACGTAATAGGTGGCGATGGTGGCGAAGGGTATGAAAGAGCTTTGACTGCCAACGAGGCATATGACCCGACAACAAATCAGTGGACGGTCAAATCACCAATGCCAACAGCTAGACACCATGCAGCCTCTGCGGTTGTTGATGGCGAAATTTATGTGATAGGTGGTAGAATAGGTGAAGAATTAAACAATGTAGATCTTATAGAGAAATATAACCCAGTTTCTGATAGCTGGACTATTGATCTTGAACCGATGCCCTCAAAACGAAGCGGAAATGCTGCTACCTCATTGAATGGATATATTTATGTACTTGGAGGCGAACAAAATCAAGGCACATTCAATGACAATGAACGTTATGATCCAAAAACTGATACTTGGTCAAAGGAGCTGCCTATGATGAACGCTAGACATGGATTGGGTGTGGTCTCTTTTGATAATAAGATTTATGCTATTGGTGGTGGACCTGAGCGCGGATTCTTTACTTCTGGGATAAATGAGATATATCATATGTCTAACGATACTGTTTCTTAA
- a CDS encoding Kelch repeat-containing protein, with protein MRLGIRLIFPLIVTIGFVSLLLSPPGNTEGVENSTWTIGKEMPTNRTEITAAVVDDKIYVIGGADYRADGAVNIVEIYDPNTDKWTSGAPLPYSLDHAPSVVYNDKIYVIGGFLQDKITTDKVLIYDPATNEWTEGTPLPDPRCCHVAEVINGTIYAISGLDFDHNPVATNFAYHIENDTWVEKSPMPEKNGPKHHASSAVVDDKIYVLGGRLFGNGVPNEINDALTNLDDNMMYDPKTDKWTSMDPMPIRRSGFAAESLNGEIYVFGGQMADGANINVERYDPITNKWSVEPDMKVDRSGLAVAAYNDKIYVFGGQHKGLQALSINEILIPGNDKNTAGT; from the coding sequence ATGAGGTTAGGGATCAGACTAATTTTTCCACTAATAGTTACTATTGGGTTTGTGTCATTATTATTATCACCACCAGGGAATACAGAGGGAGTTGAAAACTCAACCTGGACAATAGGAAAAGAAATGCCTACAAATAGAACTGAAATAACTGCAGCAGTGGTTGATGATAAAATATACGTGATAGGTGGAGCAGACTATAGAGCCGATGGAGCAGTGAATATTGTAGAAATCTACGATCCAAATACAGACAAATGGACTAGTGGTGCTCCATTGCCTTATAGTTTGGATCACGCACCTTCGGTCGTTTACAATGACAAAATCTACGTAATAGGAGGATTTTTGCAAGACAAGATCACAACAGACAAGGTGTTAATCTATGATCCTGCAACTAACGAATGGACTGAAGGAACACCGTTACCAGATCCGCGATGCTGCCATGTTGCAGAAGTTATCAACGGAACTATTTATGCAATCTCAGGTTTAGATTTTGATCACAATCCTGTAGCAACCAATTTTGCATATCATATAGAAAACGATACTTGGGTGGAAAAGAGTCCAATGCCAGAGAAAAATGGTCCCAAACATCATGCCTCCTCTGCAGTTGTAGATGACAAGATCTACGTTTTGGGTGGGAGATTATTTGGTAACGGGGTTCCCAATGAAATAAACGACGCTCTGACAAATCTTGATGATAACATGATGTATGATCCAAAAACAGACAAATGGACTTCAATGGATCCTATGCCCATAAGAAGGAGCGGATTTGCAGCAGAATCTTTAAATGGGGAAATATATGTATTTGGAGGTCAGATGGCAGATGGTGCCAATATTAACGTTGAAAGATACGATCCGATTACCAATAAATGGTCGGTAGAACCAGATATGAAAGTTGATAGATCCGGTTTAGCAGTAGCTGCATATAACGATAAAATATATGTATTTGGAGGTCAACACAAAGGCCTTCAAGCTTTAAGTATAAATGAAATACTAATTCCTGGTAACGATAAAAATACGGCAGGAACCTGA